Below is a genomic region from Miscanthus floridulus cultivar M001 chromosome 1, ASM1932011v1, whole genome shotgun sequence.
TGAACTGAAgtcaggtgggcaccgccctaggggtggcggtgccaccggacacAGCGGCGGTGCCAGCCCAACAACACCCTCTCGGCCTTGTCCAGACGGTCACTgccacaggggtggcggtgcaccggacagggCATGGCGGTGCCCCCCAGGGTAGCACTTTGAGCCCGGTTTCGCCTCCTTTCTTCACCTTTTGACttatcctttgcaaatgtgctaacaccaccaagtgtacaccaccatgtgtatatgtgttagcttttcacaaacatttttctaaaggattagtctctcaattcaccacgccactcgattctAACACGTATGTAAAGTTAGattgctcaagtggcactagatgaccgatatgcaaacaagtttgtccctcttgacagtacgaccatctatcctaaacccggtcatgcacCTCTACATaacctttgaccggtgaaatgaaatgccctataggttacacctttgccttgcgcattccattccatctcctccaatgttgaggCAACACATGTACCAACCATATCATAaataatatgatccacttcatatcatcacgtgaccttgttggttcgtcgatcttgacctcatttgcttttcaccgttgtcttcgttcatcggcgccaagtcttgcttaagcttcaccaccacgcggtccatcgctccaaagccttcaacttgccctttacgcttgcaaccggtccatcaagccaagtcttgttttgatcttctccaccttagttacatgactcaatgtcatgtctcatatgcaatgagctccttcatcacatgtgtgagctttgcaacaaatccaagccatttcacctccatggcataggttgctcacacatgatgtacttgtggactaatctgtgtatctcatatttaaacgcattagtccacctaggttgtcactcaattaacaaaaaccaaacaaggacctttcaacacacccccccccccccccccccccccccccccccccaaacacacacacacacacaaagttCCCCTATCCATCTGCATTTAGTGTGCACTACATTTTACAAGATACTTCCTCTTTATTCAGTTCAGTTAGCAACCAAAATAATTGGGGTGGTTCATGAGACAGAGTGACAGACATGTAATTTGGCAGCATAAAGCAGATTAGTTAGTGGCATGTAGCCATCTCATGTTTATCTTAATAACCTCCCAAGTCAAAGTTTGTCAAATGCCAAATAAAAGAGAATGAGAAGTAAATGTCTTCATTTTGTAAAGTGAAATATTTGATCATTGATGTTGTGGTATTTATAAATGTTGGACTGGTTTTTATTGCACTGTCAGGCTAATAATAAGATGGAGTTCGTCTTCACAAGTCATTCTTTTGATGTTTGTGAGAGCTGGATGCTGGAAGGGTCCCTTTCAGAATGCTGCAAACTGGTTAATCGCAAAAATTCTTTGGTACGTTCATTTGTCGCTGCCATTCTAAGCAGGATGAACTTAACATTACACAAATATCCCCATTAGTTAGACAAAATGAAATACTTGCACTGATTCTATGTGTTGTTTATACCTTACCCGGtggttaattttttttttctgtaggCCGTACTTGAAGTCTATATTGAGGTCCTTGGAGCTCCGAGTGAAGATGGTGTCGTTCGGTGGCTTGATTAATACATCAGGGCTATGCTATATCTAGAGAATACTTTAAGGGTTAGGTCTTCTCTGAGTTTCCCTCTTGCCAAGTCTCAGTTTTGGTTGTTGTTCTACTGCATAGACCCGCAGCGCGCAGTCATTTAATTTTTCGATTGTCTGCTTGTTGTAAGATATGTGTGTAAGTTAATTATACAGAATGACAAGCACAGTCACTACTCCCTGTTCAATTCAGTACGATTGTATGCACTTGTGGATTGCTTAGCTAATTTATATTGCTTTTTTTACTAATAGATAGGATCAATGTATATACCACAATGAATATTACATGATCACTTCAGTAGCAAGGTGCACAGGATTTTCAGCCTCATGTCCTACCAGccagtcatttcttcatctgcttggcctttgccttttccttctccttctccttctggaTCTCTTCCTGCCATAGCACGGGCCAGTTGGCCCGAGCCTCGTCGATGCCGAGCAGCGAGCCTTCCTTGTCGGGGTCCCAGCTAGCCGACAGCGTGCCGTAGGCGATGCCGAGTGCCGACGTGCCGAAGGCGACGAGGATGGTAAGCAGCGGCACCCACGACGGCACCACCACCCCCTGGCCGCGCTTGAGCGCGTCGTACACGTTGAGCAGCGCGACGCCCGTCGCCATGGGAAGGCCCACCGTGAACGCGATCCGGCGCAGGATGCGGTCGAACATGGGCTGCGGAagctcgtcgtcgccgtcgacctcgctgctgctgctgttgccgccGTCATCTCGCTTCGCAAGCGACGCTTCTTCCATCatcaggagctgctgctgccggtcCTGCAGgtcctgctgccgccgccgctcctgTTGCTTCTCCTTCCGGGTGGTCTTCTTGGACGGCGCCGCGTCGCCGGTGCCGAAGCTGCTGTCCGTGGCTGCCGAGCGGATGGTTGGGGCGCGTCGTCGTCTGGAGAGTGGTGAGAGGCTGGATTGTGTGGAGTGAAGAGCCCATGGGTGGGGTGGTTTTGCGGTCGGGGCAGCCGCTTGGTGGAGTAAGGCGGCCATGTCTATCCTCCGCGTAGTTTCACCgtcgaagacgacgacgacgaagagcTCTCTCGCGCGGTATGGTGTTTCAGTGCGTGGTTTCGCCGATGATAAATGGCCTTATCATCGCCTTGAGCGAGTTGTGGCGCGTAGTGCATGTGTTGGAGATAAGATAATGCTTTTGGTTTTGATGAAAGAATATCTCGTGTGGACCCACAGAAACTATCTCGTGTCAGCAAGCGCAGGCCCACCTGATAGTGAAAAAGGCGATGCTCTTTTTTGAAAGATAAGAACAGGCCGCTGTCGAAGCTGGCGGTCCTGGTGCCGACGCAGTGCGCTTCGAATCCCGCCGGCGATGTCGACGACCACCGGTACAAGAGGCGTTCGCACCATCACGAATCACGAATTCACACCCCTCTGCTGCGGATGGGCGCGTGGTGCGCGTAGCGAGCAGCAGTCGAAAGCACGCTGAGTGAAACGTTACTGACACTGCGGGCGGTGGGGGTGGAATGGTGGATGACAGGAACAACGACGGTCGACGCTGCCGCCTACGGGCTACGGCCGCAGGGTCTGAGTTGCTGCTGCGCATCTGCTAGAGCATGGCCTTTTCGTGTAAGCCATCTGAGGTTTGCATCAAGCTAAGCCCGATCAATCGAGGCCAGAGCGGTTCATTCGGGTACGGCGCAGCGCCATGTGATGGCTCGTGCAGGTGCAGCGGACCAGCGGTGGTTATATCCAGCAAGGAGTCGTAAACGCACTAGTTTCTTCCTTCACAAAGTGGCAACTGGCAAGGCAGACTGTACCTTTGTTAGGTTTAGATCATGCAAAAGAGGGGCTGACGGAGGATTAGGCCCTGTTCGGATGAATTAGGACTAGTGATTAGTTGAGCCCTGTTTGGATTCCTAGGCTAATAAGTACTACCATCTTACCCCTGAACCTCAGCCAAGAGGACCACTGAATCGGAACCGCGCGGTCCTGCCGATCTGTGAACTGAACTGAATACAATCTTACAACGCAATAGATTACAACTTGTACCAAAACATTTTGCTATTATTAGCATCCCAGTGTCCCAGACTATAGCCCTGCCTCCCGTAGCCTCCCATCACGGCATCACCTGCTGCGTTCGCGTTCGTAGCTATCTGACTCCCGAGGAGACAGATCCCGCGCGAGCTTGAATTCCTGCAGGTGGTTAATATCAGAACGAGAACACTGTGAAGCTCAAGCTTTACATGGGTTCTGGCGTACGTCTCTGAGAATCTGGTCGTCTTCGAGCATATGAACCACATGCGGCATGGTGGGTCTCTGGCTGCCGTCCGGGTCGACGCACCGGAGCGCGGCGAGGACTGCCCGCTTCAGCGCCTTGGACGGGGGCCGCTCCGGCAGCCTGGGGTCCAGCACCTCCTCCACCCTTCGCTCCGCGACCATGCGCTTCAGCCACTCCACCAGGTTCACCTGAAGGGAGCAGCGATTTAGCATTGCCACAATGGCTTGGCAGCAATTTTGTACATACGCATGGGAGCTGGTAGTGGTAGCCCACCTCATGGGTTGGTCTAGTGTAGTCCACCGGAGTCCTGCCGGTTATGACCTCCATCACGAGCACtccgaagctgtacacgtcgctcCTCTCGTTCAGCATTCCGGTCTTGGCGTACTCCGGTGCCACATACCTGCAATGCAGCAAATGCAGTAGCCGATAATGAACTCGAACAACAGCACTCCCTGCGAAAACAGAGGAAACCAACACAACACTGACCCGAACGTTCCCATGACACGAGTGGTAACGTAGGATCTCTCAGAGCAGAGAAGCTTGGCGAGCCCGAAATCCGACACCTTGGCGTTCCACTGCCGGTCCAGGAGAATGTTGCTGGATTTGATGTCGCGGTGAACTATCTTGGGCTCCAGACCCTCATGGAGATAGGCCAGCCTGAAACGTCAGGAACTGTACATGAGAAACTGCACAATTCAGTTTTCCACTGTAGTAATAACAAATTAGGTACAGAGTAGAGAGGGCCAGACAGGCAGACAATGTTGCTTTCAGACGCAGCTTGCTATTACTTCCCTATAATCATGCCCATTAAACTAGTACTGTTGTGCCGTGTCAACAAAGTTTTAATGTTTTCTGGCCATCATAACTTCAGTCCGGACATTAGATGGGCAGGCAAACTAGTACGGataaagcaaagcaaaagaaaGCGTTACCCTTTAGCCGTTCCAAGGAGTATGCGCATCCTGATGTCCCAGGTCAGTGGGCTGATTTCACTGTCATCATGGTGCAGCCACCTATCCAGATTGCTGTTCTCTATGTACTGGTAAACGAGCATCCTGATGATGGGGGGACACAACAACTCTTTGGATCAAAATACTGTCAATGAGGCTCAATTATGTCTCCTTTAAATCGAATGGTAATGGTAATTTGCACTGTACCTGCAAGCTCCCTCGCTGCAGTAGCCGAGCAAACTGACCAGGTTCTTGTGCCGGACACGCCCGATCGTATGAACCTCCATCCTAAAATTTTTCTCGGCCTGACCCCTGATTAACAAGTACACAACAACTGatgattttattttgtttttttcccTTTCTTTAACTGATGAATGATACCATCACTGGCGTGGCTATGCGCTACATCTGACACTGATCTGAAGAATGGATAAGAGTTTGAATTTGTTGTGTTCAGGAGGATACGAGAAGCAATTTAATCCAAATTGAGACCTACACCTATACCAACCATCTCTGCTCTTGCGGCCAACCGAGAAGAAGCGCATATttagtgataaacttttcaaaaatGAAATGGGTGATTTTTCAGCATGAAATCCAGCAAATTAAAAATCGGTAACAGAAAATACGATCGTAAGCCCCCAACCAGACTAGAAAAGTTTTGCGTGTGAGTTTTGTTCACGCTTCGGATCCAACCGGACAAATCTCGAAGCGGAGGGAAGAAGTTAACCTGTTGTTGTGGAGGTTTTTGATGGCGACGGCGGTGCCGTCGCGGAGCACGCCCCTGAATACGACGCCGTACCCGCCTTCCCCCATCACGTTCGCGGCGGCGAGCCCGCCCGTGGCCTCCTCCATCTCACGGCGCGTGTACCGCCGGCCccacccgcgccgcgccgccgcctctGGAACCTCTGCATCATCGCTGCCGCCGCCGTGGTCGCTCTCGGTGCtgctgtcgccgtcgccgccgcagccgctgctCGGGGCCGTCTCGCCGCTTGTCCTCGCGAAATGCTCCGCGAGGATCAGCGGCGCCTCCTGCTCCGCCTTGATGGCCTCGATCGGCGGCTGTTCGAACGAAGCGGCGGGGCGCCACCGAGCGGCGGCAGCCTCCTCGACGTCCTTGttggccggcgccggcggcggcattGGCACTGCTTGATGTTGATGATGCGCATGCACGCGGTGCTTGAGGGACTTGCTGGCGCCGGGCCGGTGCGGGCACGGGGCCAGGCGAGGCGTGCGGCGCCGGCAGCTGCAGCGCCGGCAGAGGCACACGATGAGGCAGAGAAGGGCGAGGGCGGCCGCCGCGGCGCCTGCGGCGACGAGGACCCAGGCGCGGAGGCCGAGGACAGGGGTGCGCTGCGAGAGCCAGTCGACTCTCGGGACGCCGACGCCCAACACGGACGCCGGCGCCGTGGCCCCCTGCTGCTGCCTGTGCTGTGGATGGAGATGGTGACGCGGCGCAGGTGTGGAACGCGGGTGGCGGCCCTGGGGGCTGCTCGCCACGCCCACGCGCCGCGCGGTGTGCAGGGGTAGCGCCCTCGGAGTCGGAGCAGTCATGGCTGCGCGCCGACGCTGAGCCGTGGAAACTCGTGGAGTTGTAGCTGTAGGTTCGGTTTCCATTTAATTAGGGCTTTCCAGTTAATGGGACTCCCGTTTAGATCGACTTGAAACTATAGTTCAACTTTGTTACACAATCGCGAACACTCCTACACACAAGGGAGCCCCGTTGCCGACTTTGCCGTTGGTTACTTGTGGAGTGATTTTTTCTTTAGTCACAAAAGTAGGGGTAGCATTTGTATGCAAGCACGTATACTCACACCTGTCTCTATGCATATTAGCACCTCCGACCATATAGCATCTCCAAAACTCTTTCTAAAATTTATTTTCTAAATCATCGTTTGGAGAGCCATTTAcgtaaaaatcgttttctatattttttcGCTCACCAAcagcttttctatatcttgtgcacACTCTATAGAGTCATTTTCGCTATCTATCTTTGGCTAACGAGAAGTCCGGAATAGAAGATAGCTATATTTGGATAATCATTTAAAGAAATTGTTGGAGAGTAtttttttcatcaaaatctctattcctaagagcatctccaagagactcttTATGTCTTTCCTAGTTTAAAGGAATAGAGATTTTAATGAAAAAATATCCTCCAACGACCTCTTCAATAGAATGTCCAAATATGGACAACCTCTATTCCGAATAtctcgctagccaaagatagaGAGCTAGAACGGTGATATAGAAAATAACTTTTTACTCAAATGActctctaaatgatgatttagataGTATATTTTAGAAAGGCTCTTTGAGATGCTCTAACAATTAGGAAGGATATAGAgtcttttggagatgctctaaaagaATGGCATCATAAATCCTAAAATAAACTCACAAAAATATGAGCaccacctacctcaagttgagaACCCTCCCATTGTCAAATCTAACTGATTTGCCTTGACTGAGAAATACTTTCAAATTTAACTAATTTATCTTGACTGAGAAAGGTGGATATATGTCCTTTGCTACATGATGAGATTGATCTCAGGCACACATTAAAAAATTCTTTTTTCGAGAACGATTAAAAAAGAGCTAGTTCATTTACTAATTTGTTGAAAGGGGGTACTTCCAAGTTCCAACTGGTTGATAATGGAAGGTATAGTAAATcatggatttttttttcaattGGTGAAAGGGACAAAGTTTTAATGATAATGAAGCTCTTAAATCTCATATTGCTAATTATTATATATAGAGGCTTTATTCAATCAACCTGGGGTGAGTCAATTATCGTTGATTGAATCACAAGCTGATTACACCTCGAATAAGTGACATTGAAAATTAGCTTCTTATACAACCATTCTATGAAAAAGAGGCCAGGATACGATTTTCCAGATGAAACTTAATAAAGCACCTGGTTTGGATGAAAATTAATAAAGCACATGA
It encodes:
- the LOC136540601 gene encoding protein PAM68, chloroplastic-like yields the protein MAALLHQAAAPTAKPPHPWALHSTQSSLSPLSRRRRAPTIRSAATDSSFGTGDAAPSKKTTRKEKQQERRRQQDLQDRQQQLLMMEEASLAKRDDGGNSSSSEVDGDDELPQPMFDRILRRIAFTVGLPMATGVALLNVYDALKRGQGVVVPSWVPLLTILVAFGTSALGIAYGTLSASWDPDKEGSLLGIDEARANWPVLWQEEIQKEKEKEKAKAKQMKK
- the LOC136540582 gene encoding probable serine/threonine-protein kinase At1g01540 encodes the protein METEPTATTPRVSTAQRRRAAMTAPTPRALPLHTARRVGVASSPQGRHPRSTPAPRHHLHPQHRQQQGATAPASVLGVGVPRVDWLSQRTPVLGLRAWVLVAAGAAAAALALLCLIVCLCRRCSCRRRTPRLAPCPHRPGASKSLKHRVHAHHQHQAVPMPPPAPANKDVEEAAAARWRPAASFEQPPIEAIKAEQEAPLILAEHFARTSGETAPSSGCGGDGDSSTESDHGGGSDDAEVPEAAARRGWGRRYTRREMEEATGGLAAANVMGEGGYGVVFRGVLRDGTAVAIKNLHNNRGQAEKNFRMEVHTIGRVRHKNLVSLLGYCSEGACRMLVYQYIENSNLDRWLHHDDSEISPLTWDIRMRILLGTAKGLAYLHEGLEPKIVHRDIKSSNILLDRQWNAKVSDFGLAKLLCSERSYVTTRVMGTFGYVAPEYAKTGMLNERSDVYSFGVLVMEVITGRTPVDYTRPTHEVNLVEWLKRMVAERRVEEVLDPRLPERPPSKALKRAVLAALRCVDPDGSQRPTMPHVVHMLEDDQILRDEFKLARDLSPRESDSYERERSR